Genomic window (Paenibacillus sp. 37):
TCGAATCTTTCAAAATCTCAGGGTCTGTACTGGTACAACGGCTTGCATAGTAGCTAAAACCAATATAATCGACTGTATTCTGCATCAAGATATCTTGGTCTTCTGGTTGCATCTCAATCTGAATGTCATTTTCTCTGAAAAATCTTTTGGTATAACCCGGATATGCTCCCTTCGACTGCACATCGATGAAGAAGAACGACTCGCGGTCTTTCTCCATAGCCTTCCATACGTCATCCGGGTTAGAGCTATATGGATAGACCATTCCAGCCGCTAGCATACAGCCGATCTGTGCACCAGGAATAATCTCATGACAAGCTTTAACCGCAAGTGCACTGGCTACCAATTCATGATGTGCTGCCTGATACAGAACCTGATCTTTGTTTTCACCATCCTGCAGAACAATACCCGCTCCAATGTACGGAAGATGCAGCAACATGTTGATCTCATTAAACGTCATCCAGTATTTCACTTTATTCTTGTATAGATTGAATAGCGTCGTCGCATATTTCTCAAAGAAACCGATCATATTACGATTCTTCCAACCGCCGTAAGTCTCGACCAGATGCACAGGTACATCGAAATGACAGATCGTCACAACAGGTTCAATGTTGTATTTCAATAACTCATCAAAGACATCATCATAAAATTGTAAGCCTGCTTCATTTGGTTCCGCTTCATCCCCATTAGGGAAAATCCGTGCCCAGGCTATTGAAAGCCTGAGGCACTTGAATCCCATTTCTGCAAATAACGCAATATCTTCCTTATATCGATGATAGAAGTCAATGGCTTCATGTGAAGGATAGAATTCCCCTGTTTTTGGCTCATATGAATCCAGATTACCCAGAGCAATATTCCATCGATTCGCACCAATCGGAATCAGATCTACCGTTGTTAAACCTTTGCCACCTTCCAGATAGGCACCTTCCAATTGATTCGCTGCGGTTGCTCCTCCCCAGAGAAAATTCTCCGGGAAGGCTGTAAATTTTTCATTCATTGAGGAGTACCTCCTAAACCATCTGTAATTTCAATTAGCTTAATACCGTGATCAATTTATCTTTCTCATGAACAGATGCATCTTTCGTTCCTACAACGTCCAGATAATTGGAAGTATTCGTGACAATGATCGGTGTAACCGTCTCATATCCTGCATCCTTAATCGCTTGCAGGTCAAACTCAACAATCAAATCACCTGCGTTAACACGGTCTCCGTCCTTCACATGGGTTGTAAAATATTCACCTT
Coding sequences:
- a CDS encoding 6-phospho-beta-glucosidase — its product is MNEKFTAFPENFLWGGATAANQLEGAYLEGGKGLTTVDLIPIGANRWNIALGNLDSYEPKTGEFYPSHEAIDFYHRYKEDIALFAEMGFKCLRLSIAWARIFPNGDEAEPNEAGLQFYDDVFDELLKYNIEPVVTICHFDVPVHLVETYGGWKNRNMIGFFEKYATTLFNLYKNKVKYWMTFNEINMLLHLPYIGAGIVLQDGENKDQVLYQAAHHELVASALAVKACHEIIPGAQIGCMLAAGMVYPYSSNPDDVWKAMEKDRESFFFIDVQSKGAYPGYTKRFFRENDIQIEMQPEDQDILMQNTVDYIGFSYYASRCTSTDPEILKDSTEGNVFGSVKNPYLQASEWGWTIDPKGLRITCNQLHDRYGKPLFIVENGLGATDVLLDNDSVEDDYRIEYLNSHFAEMAEAIQDGVELIGYTSWGPIDLVSAGTGEMKKRYGYIYVDRNNDGTGTLRRVKKKSFHWYKDVIASNGAQYF